A stretch of the Mustela lutreola isolate mMusLut2 chromosome 18, mMusLut2.pri, whole genome shotgun sequence genome encodes the following:
- the DEFB1 gene encoding beta-defensin 1 — protein MRALSFLLLILCLVSSHLAPGAGFLSGLGQRSDHYMCARKGGTCNFSPCPLFTRLEGTCYGGKAKCCMR, from the exons ATGAGggctctctccttcctgctgctgaTTCTGTGCCTCGTCTCCTCCCACCTGGCCCCAG GTGCTGGCTTTCTCAGTGGTCTCGGCCAGAGGTCTGACCACTACATGTGTGCCAGGAAAGGAGGCACCTGTAACTTCTCCCCCTGCCCGCTCTTCACCAGGTTGGAAGGCACCTGTTACGGTGGGAAGGCCAAGTGCTGCATGCGTTGA